From the Schistocerca nitens isolate TAMUIC-IGC-003100 chromosome 10, iqSchNite1.1, whole genome shotgun sequence genome, the window ctccggatctgtcccccattgagcatgtttgggactggatgaagcgtcgtctcacgcggtctgcacgtccagcacgaacgctggtccaactgaggcgccaggtggaaatggcatggcaagccgttccacaggactacatccagcatctctactatcatctccatgggagaatagcagcctgcattgctgcgaaaggtggatatacactgtactagtgccgacattgtgcatgctctgttgcctgtgtctatgtgcctgtggttctgtcggtgtgatcatgtgatgtatctgaccccaggaatgtgtgaataaagtttccccttcctgggacaatgaattcacggtgttcttatttcaatttccaggagtgtagtttgttccTTTCTAAAAGATCTTTTCAGCAGGATGCTCAAATTTGTCTGAGCCAACTGCGACCTGCATTCTCCATCCCCATTGCATTCACAATCTATTTACGCTGTTGCAGTACTATAATTGAAGCCAGCAAttccatgcacaattaaatctCAAAATATGCATGCATCTATCAAATGACTAAACATGCACAGCGAAAGGCAAAACctgcaatgtcagaattcaatCTTTTGTTGGGGTGCATTTTAGGATACCGTGgctaaatttggcattaatgggctgtcaCATCAAGCGAACATGTTTTCTAACATCATCCACTGCATTTGGAAAGTTCTATATGTTGTATAAATCATTTACAGTATTTAGAAAATCATCTTCAGACGAAGTTAGCTGCAGCGACTCGTCacctattggttggaccctagacgactggagaacaatAGCCTGGTCGACGAGTCCCTATTTAAGTTGGCAAGAGCTGAAGGTAGcgatcgagtgtggcacagacccacgaagtcgtggacccaagttctcaacaagacaCTGCGAAAGCTGGTGGTGACTCTACAATGGTGTGGCCTGTATAGACATGGTCCAAATGAAAGATCACTGCAATGGGTAATGTTCGGttgcttggacaccatttgcagccgttcatggacgtcaggttcccaaacaacgaaggaatttttatagatgacagtgtgCCACGTGaaagggccacaattgtttgcgactggtttgaagaacatttgaaacaatttgagtgaatgatttggccatccagatcaccagaCATCTACCCCATCGAACATTTTATGGGAcacgatcgagaggtcagttcatgcagaaAGTCCTGTatccgcaacactttcgcaattatgaatggaAATTACTCTGAGGATCTGCAACTACTTGTAAGATGACTGAATGAAAATGTTTATAGTTATAAACATTGTATCAGATTTCACTGAGCATTTTAGACTATAGTCTACTGAGCAATGAACATTGCTATTTTTTTTAGATAACAGTAACAAACATCTCTGATCACTGGCAAACTCAGCAATGTAAACACAATGCAGTGGCAAATGGCTCTAATTTCTATTGTAAGCAAAGATACAATAGGAAGTAAGAGTCCCATACTCACGAACTGAGCATAGGGAGCAGAAGCAGGAATTCCAAAACGCCACCCTGGGAAggatcctagtggaggtggttttccaGTGCCCTGGCACAAAAACCGGCCATCACGAAGTTTAAACAAGCATCTGTCCTCTCctggccggccaaatactggcagcgaaaGTATTATCCACCATCAGGATTCAAGTTGGCTTTAAATATACTATACGTGCTTCTGACACCAGCAGCACCAACAAAAATATGCATTGCTCTATGAGTTAATGCCACGAATTCTGGATAGTGAGTGCAATACATTATTGTACAGTACTTCTCACGAATTTTAACTTGGCATCTGTCGGGCAGGGTTTGCGGAAAGAGGGGAGAGCGGACAAGCTATTCTGTGTTGAGTGAGGGGTTGccaggggaggaaggggggagaaCAAACTCCACCTCCATGTATTGTAAGCACCCAGTGCAGGCAACAGTAACCTGTGTTTTGAGCTTCCACGTGCTCCTGATAACCGGTTTTCTTTTCCGAAATGGAGTACAAGGTAGCCCTTGCGATGAGCCAGCAAGCACATCACTCATTTTCGTAAAAATCACGACTACAGCACAACAAAAGACAGCTCAGCTCAGCAACAAAGGAGATGACAATGCAGTGAACACCGGTTAATGGTATGCTGCGCTGCTGGCAACGAAGATCTGCAAATCACTAGGGTACGAATTCTCCCGGCTGCTGCCAGCTGCTACTGATCGTAACTGGGGAGCTGCATAGCACGTTACAGACTACAGCATTGTAGTGATTTATTGTGTGTTTAACAACTACTGTCAAGTgctcttattttttgtttttatgactGACTGAACATGTCTGAAAAGAATGCCAAGCGGTATGTACgacattttaggaaagagtggttaagTGAGGAACAAAAGATTCATTGTTAGAGGTGCACCGGGGGAACCTAGTAGTACACGTTGTAAGTATTCCGATGCAACTTGGATGTGCGTTTGTCAGATGAACTACTTCACGGAACAAGTAAGAAACATTTAAAAGCAGTTGAACCTTTTCCATCGTCATGACAGTCAACAATGGCATTTCACTCTATCGAACATACGTATGAACGTGGAGCTGTTGAAGCTGCTCTTAAGCCGGGTCCACACTTCCGCGCCACGAACCCCGAGCGATGCGGTCCCCGCTCACCTTTCGTTCGTTGAAATTTTGGGTTGAAACGAACCTCCAACGATCAACAGGAAACACACGAACATATAAGTCTTTAGTTTGCAGCTTAGGCGACGGGAAAATCTCGGGATTATGGTGATGAGTGGTGTGGCATTATTAATGGCAGATttgtcaaaaaacaaaaagaaacggtAGCACACTGaacttaataaaaaaagaaataatgcagAACTTATGATGGATTTGAAGTCGCAACAAATAAGTGGTCAATATATAAATTTCTGTCGAATGGTACCTACTGACTTTGAAAATCTGATGCAGAAGATCGGACCGTATATTTCGAAAGAGGACACTAATTTCCGCTTGGCAATTTCTGCTCAAGACAGTTGACCATTAATATTTGTTGTACATAATTTGTTTACTTCTTGTTTATAATTCGCTGTGTGTTTGTCGTAAGATCCTGAGCAAATACGCGATGGTAGGCATGGATATAAAAAAATTGGCTGATCTATTTCTGTTGTATACatatataaatttctttttcatgAAATAAAGGCAAATAAAATCAATATGATTAATTCTTCCAGGTTAGCAGTAACACTTTGATTTCTTGCCACGGGAGATTTATTTACTAGCCTGCAGTATACTTTCAGGATTTCTAAGCAAGCTATTGCACTAATAGCACCACAAGTCTGTGCAGCACTCATCCATGAGTTACAAGGATATATCAAGGTAGCATATTAACATCACTGTTTAACTCTTTTAATTTTGAAAgttgttttatttttcaaaatatttttataagtacaaaattaaatgcattttaCACAAAATCATCAAAATCCATTAAACTAAAGTTATGTTACACAAAACCTGAAAACTGTTCTGAAGTTGCTGATACAGCAGGAGATGGTTGAGAAGAGATAGGTGTCAAGGAATCAGATGGCGGGAGCAGGTACTGGTTGCAAATATTGCAAAACACACTGTTGAGAACGTATGGGGTGATATACATTTTCTGGAGGGATTTGCCAGTTGCTGGAATGCTGAGCATTTTGAGGAGCCCAATCAAAAAACCCTTTATCGGCTTTCACAAGTACGTCAAAAAGGGCAAGCTGTATCGATTTCTGCGAATATTTCTTCACTTTTGCAGCGATGTACGTAAAAAAGGCATCTATTTCGTTGGATTTATTACATGGCTCTTTCTCCAATTTCTCTGCAGCAGTTTGTAAAATGTCAAACGCACTCCTCACCACTGAGTCGCTAGCATCAGTTCGCTTACGCTTGGTAGGTCTGGCAGTAGATGTTGACCCTGTTGGCTCTTGTTGGCTGCCTTTAGAAATGATGAGCATTGACTTGATGTCATCTTCAGTTCTAATAATCTCATCCGTCTCCTGTAAATTACAAGTAATAACCAACAGTAACcaatattaattatgtattacTGGTATTACATGACTAACATAAAATAGGAGCCTATTTAAAAACATTAAGTTGTGTTATTCACCTCAGACCAATAATGTAGTAGTTTTTCAGTCACCAAAACAATTATCAGTCCTGACAAATATAATATATAAACTCAACCCCCCCCATGGTTAAAGTAAGTTTAAGTATGATTTAGGTATCAGTTACCTGCGACACTTGCAGCTTGGAAGGGCATAAGCAATGTATTTGAAACACATTGGAACCTGCCTCTCTGTGTTGGTGCTCTGGACGGGAAACATGTCCTTTTGCAAGCTCCAATGAACTCGAGTACAGAGTACTTCAATTATCAATCCAGCTTCagtattgtgctttttgcattagtAGATGGGAATTGTAACTTTATGTTTGCTGACGTGGGATGCCAAGAAAGAATTTCAGATAGGTATTTTTCAAGGAAGCAGGCTGCATAATATGATGACTGGGAGCACATTGGGATTGCAAATACCTTACTTCTTTGCAGGTGATAGTGCATTTGCTCTAAGTGAAAACCTCATGAAGCCATACTCTGGATACTTTGCCAAAGGAACTCTTCACAGAATTTTTAATTATTGCTTGAGTAGGGCCCAACGGATAGTCGAGAATGTCTTCGGTATATCAAGTTTAGCGTTTCGGGTTCTAAGAAAAATATGCTTTTAGCACCTGAAAAAGCCGAGGTGATAGTGATGGCAGTCATTTTGTTACACAATTATCTAAGGACCCATTCGTCAAATTTGTACACTCCTGCTGGCATTGACCATGAAGAGAATCGAGTTTTATTTGAGGGGTCATGAAGGGTCCAGGGAGAAGATAATATGACGTCTTTGTTGCCACTGAGCCATGTCCCCCGATGATCCACAAATTATTGTCAAAAATTAGGGATGAAATAGCAGATTATTGTATGAAAGAAGGATTCCTAGAATGGCAACACAAATATGCTTGAGTACATCAACATTTTCTTACCGTTGTTAAGTCCTTTTCTTGATACGTCCCTGTCCTCCACAAACTTGAAAGCATCATAAGCAAACCACCTGCTTACATAAACGTCGTCTCTTCCTGAAACAATACAATATAGAATGAAATAAAACactgttttaaaaaaaatacacaagtGTACAGTACTTATGAATGTTATTATAAAAGTTTGTATGATGTATGTAAATAAATCACTTATAATGAAAATGAAGCTTATTATTTTATAATActtgggtaatcccaaaagtaaggtctcctatttttttataagtacatagacctgtttatttctacaatggcttacatcagtttacagcttgaacatttagctatttttcgacataatcaccatttctgtcgatgcatttttgtagatgctgtggcagtttttgcatggccatgtcataccagctcgccgccatgctgttcagaaagttatgaacctcttatttcacctcgtcgtcggagctgaatccctttcgggccaaatgttcttttaacctagggaacaggagaTAGTcattgggcgccaagtcaggactatagggtgggtgggtgattatgttccactgaaactgttgcaggagagcaacggtttgtcaagcgatgtgtgggcgagcattgtcatggagaatgtataCACCCTTgcccaacattcctcttctccggttctgaactgcccgtttgagtttttgccgagtctcacagtacctgtcagtattaattgtggtcccagtgggaatAAAGTCGTCCAACAACACCCCTTTCCGATCCCTAAaatcggttgtcatgactttactggcagacgtgtttctttttctttttttaatttctgcggCTTTAGCGAAGAACGATGccaccactggcgtgattgttgcttgatctcaggtgtaaagtggtattcccgggtttcgtcacccgtgacaattgagtccagaaagttgtcctgttcggctgcaaggcggcgaAGAAATGCGCTGGAAGCATCAACtcattgccgcatgtggtcctcagtcagcatgcgtggcacccatcttgcgcacaccctcCGATAGTTCAacgtttccattaaaattctgtgagcggtgcttcaggaaccaacgtgcagagatcattcaGGGTGACCTGCCGATCTTtatgcatgctttgctcaaccttcaacactgtctcctcagaaattgatggtctcccgctcctttgttcgtcgtgaatttcggtccaaccAGCTGCAAGCTCTctccaccacttacgaacatttttgacatccatgcacgactcacaatacacttccgtcaattgccgATGGATTTCAACCAGTGCAGtggcctttgcgttcaaaaaccgaataactgcgtgcaattcgcacttggcggtaacatccaacaggagctccattctcgatggctgccaagccaagactgagcgcctcagtgcgacgtgcgcatgtttacacacaacgTATgaggcactcttcataacagtgtgaccaacaacCAAATAGgggactttacttttgggattaccctcgttccattcattttcttaatatatattttttccgaATACAAAATTctttgaataataataaatgacagtTGTGATCAGCCATGTCGCTAAACTTGTCAACTAATTTAATTATCACAATTAAGAGATTTAAGTACATAATATCTTATTAGATTCACAACTTACCTTTTCCTGATCCCATGCTGTTTTTCAATTTGCCCTTCTCCCGTCGGTATGAAGACAGCAAAGGTATTTTTTTTCTGCACTGGTCCACAGATACATCCATCTCCGCAGATATTTCTCGCCAAGCATCTGCTTTCATGTGTTTCCAGTCATGATCCTTATGCTGAGGATCCCGAAGAATGGATTGTTTTCTATATTCATCAATTAGTTTAATTTAAGTCACTTCCGATCACTCCATATTTAATCGCTGGAAAATCAATCACAAAATCCCTTATTGAAGCCTGACAATAATCTAAAGatatcaatcaaaatgtaatattttaGGTCAACTTAAAAATCCCTCTTTTCTCGTTAACATCTTGCAAAACAATACTCATATGCGCGCTAAAAACGACAAACCTTTCGCGCTCCCGTCCAAATCTGAACTGCGAACATTCAAAGTGTTTGTTGGAAAAAACAGACGGGAGATGGATCGTGGTGCGTCGCGCATGCGCAAATATGACGTACCCAATGCACACGAGCGGCGCGCGAGACTGACCTTACGGTACTGCTCGTGCACTGTAATTTAGCGTCTGCCGAGCAGGGTTTGCGGGCAGATGGGAGA encodes:
- the LOC126210586 gene encoding uncharacterized protein LOC126210586 codes for the protein MKADAWREISAEMDVSVDQCRKKIPLLSSYRREKGKLKNSMGSGKGRDDVYVSRWFAYDAFKFVEDRDVSRKGLNNGDG